In a single window of the Cydia pomonella isolate Wapato2018A chromosome 2, ilCydPomo1, whole genome shotgun sequence genome:
- the LOC133534524 gene encoding putative E3 ubiquitin-protein ligase UBR7, with the protein MSTNGNNGEDTEMAECEGEKVVTMMDVLQEQQEFEEDANAVLGASDDKNCTYSKGYIKRQAVYACLTCCNDAKNDPDKRAGVCLACSLTCHENHDLVELYTKRNFCCDCGNPKFNHPCQYTENKTSLNDENIYNQNFSGLYCTCHRPYPDPDGVEEEMIQCIVCEDWLHSSHLEATVPSPELYAEMICKACMDNNEFLHDYSKYAVNSDVDVVSISESDESKHCNGDTNEVNGLNVKTDTIESESANDSGILTKVDNPTEATDTIDENNSKEQMDPNLPVTEKSDDENSTNEKTNEIQAEPVKTSDENPMENDLGNPIEESQAKDSQEGKPSSDEISDNKLSDNANAVSSEDQENTDTTNNEGDGTDVTEQHEDPANTSQVSNAGDVNGDQPTEVKTDEGYKVASQEKQDLADLSQVTANNTNVETLQVTNNYLEDEEPKENKRKLPTEDSSLDINAKKPKLSESDCIRPQGERKMFNGATFWPCHFRQKMCTCTECITMYKDLSVLFLIDPEDTVTAYEVLGKEKTDGAATTQYEKGLEALSSLGRIQQINALTEYNKMRDKLLDFLKSFKDRKEVVKEEDIKAFFAGMKPKREPDGVYFCR; encoded by the exons ATGTCTACCAATGGTAACAACGGTGAAGATACAGAAATGGCGGAGTGCGAGGGCGAAAAAGTAGTAACGATGATGGACGTACTTCAAGAACAACAGGAATTCGAAGAAGACGCTAATGCCGTTCTTGGAGCTTCAGACGACAAAAACTGTACATACAGTAAG ggaTATATAAAACGCCAAGCAGTCTATGCATGCCTGACTTGCTGCAATGACGCCAAAAATGATCCTGACAAGCGTGCTGGTGTGTGTCTTGCTTGCAGTTTGACATGCCATGAGAACCATGACCTTGTAGAGCTCTATACCAAACGCAACTTCTGCTGCGACTGTGGGAATCCCAAATTTAACCACCCCTGTCAATATACTGAAAACAAGACATCTCTCAAtgatgaaaatatttacaaccAGAATTTTAGTGGTCTCTATTGCACCTGCCACCGACCTTATCCAGATCCAGATGGAGTTGAAGAAGAGATGATTCAATGCATAGTATGTGAAGACTGGCTTCATTCTTCACACTTGGAAGCTACTGTACCTTCCCCTGAGCTATATGCTGAAATGATTTGCAAAGCTTGCATGGATAATAATGAATTTCTCCATGATTATAGTAAATATGCTGTTAATAGTGATGTTGATGTAGTGAGTATCAGTGAGTCTGATGAATCCAAACACTGCAATGGAGATACAAATGAGGTGAATGGACTTAATGTTAAAACAGATACAATTGAAAGTGAAAGTGCTAATGATTCTGGCATATTGACAAAAGTTGATAATCCCACTGAAGCTACTGATACTATTGACGAAAATAACTCGAAAGAACAAATGGATCCAAATCTGCCAGTCACTGAGAAGTCTGATGATGAAAATTCAACTAATGAGAAAACTAATGAAATTCAAGCCGAACCTGTTAAAACGTCTGATGAAAATCCTATGGAAAATGACCTAGGAAACCCCATTGAAGAAAGCCAAGCTAAAGACAGTCAAGAAGGGAAGCCATCTTCTGATGAAATTTCTGATAATAAGTTAAGTGACAATGCAAACGCTGTTAGTTCTGAAGACCAAGAAAACACAGATACAACTAATAATGAAGGAGATGGTACTGATGTCACTGAACAACATGAAGACCCTGCTAATACTTCTCAGGTATCTAATGCGGGTGATGTCAATGGCGATCAACCAACAGAAGTTAAAACTGATGAGGGCTACAAAGTTGCCAGTCAAGAGAAGCAAGATCTTGCTGATTTGAGTCAGGTGACTGCCAATAATACAAATGTTGAAACTTTACAAGTAACCAATAACTACTTAGAAGATGAAGAACCAAAGGAAAATAAGCGAAAATTACCCACAGAGGATTCTTCACTTGATATTAATGCCAAAAAACCAAAATTAAGTGAAAGTGATTGCATTAGACCACAAGGTGAAAGGAAAATGTTCAATGGCGCAACATTTTGGCCGTGCCATTTCCGACAAAAAATGTGCACGTGTACTGAGTGCATTACCATGTACAAGGACTTGTCTGTTTTGTTCCTAATAGACCCTGAAGATACAGTTACTGCTTATGAAGTTTTAGGCAAGGAAAAAACTGATGGTGCTGCCACTACTCAGTATGAAAAAGGCCTGGAAGCTTTATCATCTCTAGGGAGAATTCAACAGATTAATGCTTTGACAGAGTATAACAAGATGAGAGATAAGTTACTTGATTTTCTCAAAAGCTTTAAAGATAGAAAAGAAGTTGTTAAGGAAGAAGATATAAAGGCCTTCTTTGCAGGTATGAAACCAAAAAGAGAGCCAGATGGTGTGTATTTCTGCagataa